Proteins from a genomic interval of Coccinella septempunctata chromosome 2, icCocSept1.1, whole genome shotgun sequence:
- the LOC123308057 gene encoding trypsin-like has translation MLILISLHEAKCDPYNLTKRIVGGYNCSVERFPFMVSIWETMSMKHFCGGTLIKPSFVLTAAYCMQQYESYPHLITVVSGMSQFNQAGLQRRQASTIFIHRNYNPKDFSYNIAVIHLEDPFIMNNYVTKFIKLPPFPINVDLIHLCKVMTAIGWGHDKWMPDTPGTDKFNHVLQCVDLPLISTSECASRNMGTLHFSFVCAMGTGKDVCQGDAGGPLLCGDTQYGIVSRGYGCGMNDQPGYYTRIDRFLSFIDLATNIPAKKRSRGVVFFWSTKLIVIFALFMELV, from the coding sequence ATGCTCATATTGATCAGCCTTCATGAAGCAAAATGCGATCCTTATAACCTGACAAAGAGAATAGTTGGTGGGTACAACTGCTCTGTAGAAAGGTTTCCTTTCATGGTATCCATCTGGGAAACCATGTCCATGAAGCATTTTTGCGGCGGTACTCTGATAAAGCCAAGTTTCGTACTGACCGCTGCCTACTGCATGCAGCAATATGAGTCTTATCCTCATTTGATCACTGTTGTATCAGGAATGTCACAGTTCAATCAAGCAGGACTTCAAAGACGACAAGCTTCGACGATCTTCATCCACAGAAACTACAATCCTAAGGATTTTTCTTACAACATCGCCGTAATTCATCTGGAAGACCCATTCATAATGAACAATTATGTGACAAAATTTATTAAACTTCCACCTTTCCCAATTAATGTCGATTTGATCCACTTGTGCAAAGTTATGACAGCCATTGGGTGGGGACATGACAAATGGATGCCGGATACACCAGGAACAGACAAATTCAACCATGTTCTTCAATGTGTTGATCTTCCTTTGATCAGTACCAGTGAATGCGCTTCAAGAAATATGGGTACCCTTCACTTCTCTTTCGTCTGTGCCATGGGCACAGGCAAAGATGTTTGTCAAGGAGACGCTGGAGGACCTTTACTTTGTGGGGATACTCAGTATGGGATAGTTTCTAGAGGCTACGGATGCGGCATGAATGACCAACCAGGTTACTACACCAGGATAGATAGATTCTTGTCATTCATAGATCTAGCGACAAATATTCCAGCGAAAAAAAGAAGCCGAGGTGTTGTTTTTTTCTGGTCGACCAAGCTTATCGTTATATTCGCTTTGTTCATGGAACTAGTTTGA